The Streptomyces sp. NBC_01255 genome window below encodes:
- the tesB gene encoding acyl-CoA thioesterase II → MPDPHDEHRAPDALDALLDLLDLEQIERDIFRGQSRSAVVPRVFGGQVAAQALVAAGRTVPEDRLAHSLHAYFLRPGDPGAPIVYTVDRIRDGRSFTTRRVVAVQHGQPIFHLSASFQAYEEGLDHQSDMPAAPDPESLPTAAEMLPRHLPAEVANRLVEARAAVDLRYADTPPWGSVGEPREPRSQVWFRTNGKLADDHLLHVCLATYVSDMTLLDSVLLAHGRGGWAVGDVVGASLDHAMWFHRPFRADEWLLYDQESPSASGGRGLGQARIWTQDGKLAISVIQEGVVRVPR, encoded by the coding sequence GTGCCCGACCCGCACGACGAGCACCGCGCTCCGGATGCCCTGGATGCCCTGCTCGATCTGCTCGACCTTGAGCAGATCGAGCGGGACATCTTCCGGGGCCAGTCCCGCTCCGCCGTCGTCCCCCGCGTCTTCGGCGGCCAGGTGGCCGCCCAGGCCCTGGTGGCGGCGGGCAGGACCGTGCCCGAAGACCGTCTCGCGCACTCCCTGCACGCGTACTTCCTGCGCCCCGGGGACCCGGGCGCGCCGATCGTCTACACGGTCGACCGCATCCGTGACGGCCGTTCCTTCACCACCCGCCGGGTCGTCGCCGTCCAGCACGGGCAGCCGATCTTCCACCTCTCCGCCTCCTTCCAGGCGTACGAGGAGGGGCTCGACCACCAGTCGGACATGCCGGCCGCGCCGGACCCGGAGTCGCTGCCGACGGCCGCCGAGATGCTGCCCCGGCACCTGCCGGCGGAGGTCGCGAACCGGCTGGTCGAGGCGCGGGCCGCGGTGGACCTGCGGTACGCCGACACCCCGCCCTGGGGTTCCGTCGGGGAGCCGCGCGAGCCGCGCTCGCAGGTGTGGTTCCGTACGAACGGCAAACTGGCCGACGACCACCTGCTGCACGTCTGCCTGGCGACGTACGTCTCCGACATGACGCTGCTCGACTCCGTCCTGCTCGCGCACGGGCGGGGCGGCTGGGCCGTCGGCGACGTCGTCGGGGCCTCCCTCGACCACGCGATGTGGTTCCACCGGCCCTTCCGGGCCGACGAATGGCTCCTCTACGACCAGGAGTCCCCCTCCGCCTCCGGCGGGCGCGGACTCGGCCAGGCCCGGATCTGGACCCAGGACGGGAAGCTGGCGATCTCCGTCATCCAGGAGGGTGTCGTTCGCGTTCCGCGCTGA